A stretch of the Geovibrio thiophilus genome encodes the following:
- a CDS encoding M16 family metallopeptidase, with protein sequence MKKVLLLLIIYVISGVRVLAAVDTLSFENGVKMVYRSIPSTGIVSVHVWMKTGSVNENPENNGISHFLEHMVFKGTASYAPGAIDEVVESAGGSMNAATSKDYTFYHITLPVYNAETAFKVLSEMLFDAKFIPEEIEKEKPIVVQEIKRKFDKPTYDMWTYLYEALFRSSPYEMEVIGSEETVNSFSRDTLVDYYGRYYHPQNMTLVVAGDIDRSTAESLGRKYFSKMKDGRGKRYEGNALKTYTENYRKDFYRQVVQETGVIAFPAAALNEKDIFAYEVLGEILSGGEYSVLSTIIKNELRLASSVNAGYLGMKHGGSFIFTYTCPVGNSGKVKDAILKVAASIDKFVDQKSLEKCENRLKSQIAFQRERASSEARDIGYSYTLDIPGYYHNFLNKMSGMKTEEITSLAADIFSRPYIDLRTLPEESGKKED encoded by the coding sequence ATGAAAAAAGTCCTATTGTTGCTGATAATTTATGTAATTTCGGGGGTGCGGGTGCTTGCCGCTGTGGATACTTTGAGTTTTGAAAACGGCGTTAAAATGGTTTACAGAAGCATTCCCTCAACGGGCATTGTTTCCGTGCATGTATGGATGAAAACAGGCTCCGTGAACGAGAATCCGGAGAACAACGGCATATCCCACTTTCTTGAGCATATGGTTTTCAAGGGGACAGCCTCATACGCACCGGGAGCCATAGACGAAGTTGTGGAGAGCGCAGGTGGCAGTATGAACGCCGCCACCAGCAAGGACTACACCTTTTATCACATCACACTCCCCGTATATAACGCAGAGACTGCCTTCAAAGTTCTCAGCGAGATGCTTTTTGACGCCAAATTCATTCCGGAAGAGATAGAGAAGGAAAAACCCATCGTGGTGCAGGAGATAAAGCGCAAGTTCGATAAGCCGACATATGATATGTGGACGTATCTGTACGAGGCGCTCTTCAGGAGCTCACCTTATGAGATGGAGGTTATCGGCAGTGAGGAGACGGTTAACTCTTTCAGCCGTGACACTCTCGTTGACTACTACGGAAGGTACTACCATCCCCAGAACATGACCCTTGTTGTCGCCGGTGATATAGACAGGAGCACTGCGGAAAGTCTTGGGCGGAAGTATTTCAGCAAAATGAAAGACGGGCGGGGTAAACGCTACGAAGGGAACGCCCTGAAAACATATACTGAAAACTACCGTAAGGATTTTTACCGTCAGGTGGTGCAGGAAACAGGCGTGATAGCCTTCCCCGCGGCTGCGCTTAACGAGAAGGACATCTTCGCTTACGAAGTTCTGGGTGAGATACTCTCCGGCGGTGAATATTCCGTCTTAAGCACGATAATCAAAAACGAGCTGAGGCTTGCAAGCTCTGTAAACGCCGGCTATCTTGGCATGAAGCACGGCGGCTCATTCATTTTCACCTACACCTGCCCCGTGGGGAACAGCGGGAAGGTTAAGGATGCGATCCTTAAAGTGGCTGCGTCAATAGATAAATTTGTGGATCAAAAAAGCCTTGAAAAATGTGAAAACAGGCTGAAAAGCCAGATAGCCTTCCAGAGGGAACGCGCCTCCAGCGAGGCAAGAGACATAGGATACTCCTATACCCTTGACATTCCCGGGTATTATCATAATTTTCTTAATAAGATGAGCGGTATGAAGACTGAGGAAATCACCTCCCTCGCCGCGGATATATTTTCCCGCCCTTATATTGATTTACGGACACTGCCGGAAGAAAGCGGGAAGAAAGAGGATTAA
- a CDS encoding NAD-glutamate dehydrogenase domain-containing protein, whose protein sequence is MNSFSTISCLTRNDLAKYKGSQFDQRHKKVFAEYKGTPFYEFAKVLMNHLPQNFVGFLSDEDMTGLYRHLYAKLEGRKKKKISVNADLTEELPFFIGNFCIFSIATDDRPFIFDSLWEYLQNIREHKIFVIHPIFGIERGRGGEIVKISESRLGVSNESFVVIFLEGLNKNEISDIKKEISSIYENVAAAVDDFPKMKEVMSSLFMEYRERNGDVAKFIQWLMDDNFIFQGTRIVEIDESEEFKTFSDTGVFSLMGQVPNYALLARSVKDGRLNTIDGYPVVVDKAVGISKVKRRTNFDRVLFVDRQGTKMRLVYITGLFSSKAHKCPPHEISILRDKIKATLDYFNFVTGSHDYKWVRDILDDYPKIEIFNLSSRALTELLELILTMQGANQIRISYHDFRPLKNLIFFMAMPLSRYSSELVMSIKDFLEEFFGGRMMDISVREDQHKRSFLHFHMMLNDTDVLDSIDEKELKNSITSMLKDWDSALYEVLRDRLGHECDEVFAGFEFYFGEAYKSKNTPEDAYLDIVRIRRQEDISSLLHFTGGKAVLRIYSKKRLLLTELMPIIDNLGLNVYEQDIFEPSSNGHGLYINVVYLTNIDDPKGFSETYSVILPELITAVIAGRAENDRLNSLSVTRKLTWRQTDILRAFVYFAKQIESSFLIKSLMSALINNAEIAEKLVNFFEIKFDPDNKKTSTADIEQDILSLIEGVISVSEDKALRYFMRIIQGTVRTNYFMQPMRDYISIKVKSREMPIIAEPRPMFEVYVHSSEMEGVHLRGGKVARGGIRFSDRNDDFRTEILGLVKTQMVKNSVIVPVGSKGGFIVKKRFKDREQDRANTIKQYGTLIKGLLDITDNYKGNKIVHPGRVRMYDESDPYLVVAADKGTATFSDIANGISLGYGFWLGDAFASGGSAGYDHKKVGITAKGAWESVKRHFRELGKDIQKEEFTVIGIGDMAGDVFGNGMLLSPKINLLAAFNHVHIFLDPAPDAEKSFAERQRLFKNPSLTWRDYNMELISKGGGVFDRTAKRIELSPEVRIMLGCTETTVTGAELIRLILKAEAELLWNGGIGTYVKASFETDRDVGDSTNDDVRVNASELRVKVAGEGGNLGFTQSARIEFAEGGGHIYSDALDNSGGVDMSDHEVNLKIIFNHLVETKVIKDTKERNAYIKKLTPAVTDHVLATNYRQSLAVSCDLIRFASNQVTFREAAKHLRTEGLLDFRIEKLAFPSKDKNATAPELAVLLAYMKIYMYNSVENTLNLDNPLVRKEYMDYYPKDTVEKFGDRLFGHKLFRQIAATVTVNRALNQTGIAFFYELMKGTNRPLNEILECYLLAEEIIGCRMLREELCALDGKADAHAQYRALIELDKTLKVAVEWLIDPRNMSLYKKKNDVLKEIFPLVTKYMTGGMKEKYSAMIEEFKIGGLPASLATAVCVVRYSKPAFDVFRIMAETGAEGKDVLKRYYEIGGRFGINFLTLKMKHIKIRDEWERINRDGLLLKLKKIQMTLAFAYSGGDRAWFKNLLDTEKRFIENYDKFMDSAAKDEIDSLVPFNVMIESFANVAEKYGAGG, encoded by the coding sequence ATGAACAGTTTTTCAACTATTTCCTGCCTCACCAGAAACGATCTTGCCAAATACAAAGGAAGCCAGTTTGACCAAAGGCATAAAAAAGTGTTCGCCGAATACAAAGGCACACCCTTTTATGAGTTTGCGAAAGTACTGATGAACCATCTTCCGCAGAATTTTGTCGGCTTCCTTTCCGATGAGGATATGACAGGGCTGTACAGACATCTCTACGCAAAGCTCGAAGGACGGAAAAAAAAGAAGATCTCCGTTAACGCCGATCTGACAGAGGAGCTCCCGTTTTTCATCGGCAATTTCTGCATTTTCTCCATCGCCACGGACGACAGACCCTTCATTTTCGATTCGCTGTGGGAATATTTGCAGAATATAAGAGAGCATAAGATATTCGTAATCCATCCCATTTTCGGCATAGAGAGAGGTCGCGGCGGCGAGATTGTTAAAATAAGCGAGTCCCGCCTCGGGGTGAGCAATGAGTCATTCGTGGTGATATTTCTCGAAGGGCTGAATAAAAATGAAATATCAGATATTAAAAAGGAAATAAGCTCTATATATGAAAATGTCGCCGCTGCGGTGGATGATTTTCCGAAAATGAAAGAGGTTATGAGCTCGCTCTTCATGGAATACCGTGAGCGCAACGGGGATGTGGCGAAGTTCATCCAGTGGCTTATGGATGACAACTTCATCTTTCAGGGAACCCGTATTGTGGAGATTGACGAGTCGGAGGAGTTTAAAACATTCTCCGACACGGGCGTTTTTTCTCTCATGGGACAGGTTCCCAACTATGCCCTTCTCGCCCGTTCCGTAAAGGACGGCAGGCTCAACACCATTGACGGGTATCCCGTTGTGGTTGACAAGGCAGTGGGCATAAGCAAGGTTAAGCGCCGCACAAACTTTGACAGAGTATTGTTTGTGGACAGGCAGGGGACGAAAATGCGTCTCGTTTACATCACAGGGCTCTTCTCCAGCAAGGCGCACAAATGCCCGCCGCACGAAATCAGTATTCTGCGGGACAAGATAAAGGCAACGCTGGACTATTTCAATTTTGTCACCGGTTCCCACGACTATAAATGGGTTCGTGACATACTGGACGATTACCCGAAGATAGAGATATTCAATCTCTCAAGCCGTGCGCTGACCGAGCTTCTGGAGCTGATACTCACTATGCAGGGGGCAAACCAGATACGCATCTCCTATCATGACTTTCGTCCGCTGAAAAACCTTATCTTCTTCATGGCAATGCCTCTTTCCCGCTATTCATCTGAGCTTGTGATGAGCATAAAAGATTTTCTTGAGGAGTTTTTCGGCGGCAGAATGATGGATATTTCCGTTCGTGAGGATCAGCATAAGCGCAGCTTTCTGCATTTTCATATGATGCTTAATGATACGGACGTGCTTGATTCCATAGATGAAAAGGAACTGAAAAACAGCATAACATCAATGCTTAAAGACTGGGATTCCGCTCTTTACGAGGTTCTGCGGGATCGTCTCGGTCATGAATGCGACGAGGTTTTCGCCGGATTCGAGTTCTACTTCGGTGAGGCGTACAAAAGCAAAAATACTCCGGAGGACGCGTACCTTGATATAGTGAGGATACGCAGGCAGGAGGACATTTCCTCCCTTCTGCATTTCACGGGCGGCAAGGCGGTGCTGAGGATATATTCCAAAAAGCGCCTTCTGCTCACCGAGCTTATGCCTATAATCGACAACTTAGGGCTGAACGTTTATGAGCAGGACATTTTTGAACCGTCCTCAAACGGACACGGGCTTTATATAAATGTGGTGTATCTCACCAATATTGACGACCCGAAGGGCTTCTCCGAGACATACAGCGTGATCCTGCCGGAGCTCATAACCGCTGTCATAGCCGGAAGAGCGGAGAACGACAGGCTTAACTCCTTAAGCGTGACCAGAAAGCTTACATGGCGCCAGACTGACATACTCCGTGCGTTTGTGTATTTCGCCAAGCAGATAGAAAGCAGCTTCCTCATAAAATCACTTATGTCCGCCCTGATCAACAATGCCGAGATAGCGGAGAAGCTTGTAAATTTCTTTGAAATTAAGTTTGATCCCGACAATAAAAAAACATCCACTGCTGATATAGAGCAGGACATTCTCAGCCTCATAGAGGGTGTTATCTCCGTGAGCGAGGACAAGGCGCTCCGCTACTTTATGCGCATCATTCAGGGTACGGTGCGCACCAACTACTTCATGCAGCCGATGAGAGACTATATCTCCATCAAGGTGAAAAGCCGTGAGATGCCTATAATCGCCGAACCCAGACCTATGTTTGAGGTATATGTCCACAGCTCCGAAATGGAAGGAGTACACCTCAGAGGCGGCAAGGTTGCCAGAGGCGGAATACGCTTCAGTGACCGCAATGACGATTTCCGCACGGAGATCCTCGGTCTGGTGAAAACTCAGATGGTGAAAAACTCCGTCATAGTTCCCGTCGGCTCCAAAGGCGGCTTCATAGTGAAGAAACGCTTCAAGGACAGAGAGCAGGACAGGGCGAACACCATAAAGCAGTACGGCACACTGATAAAGGGTCTGCTTGACATAACCGACAACTACAAAGGCAATAAAATAGTTCATCCCGGCAGAGTGAGGATGTATGACGAGAGCGATCCGTATCTTGTTGTCGCGGCGGATAAAGGAACGGCCACTTTCAGTGACATAGCTAACGGAATATCTCTCGGCTACGGCTTCTGGCTCGGCGATGCTTTCGCCTCCGGCGGCAGTGCCGGATATGACCATAAAAAAGTGGGTATAACCGCAAAAGGCGCATGGGAGAGCGTGAAACGGCATTTCCGTGAACTGGGCAAGGATATACAGAAAGAGGAGTTCACCGTAATCGGCATAGGCGACATGGCGGGGGACGTTTTCGGGAACGGAATGCTGCTCTCCCCGAAAATCAACCTGCTTGCGGCGTTCAATCATGTGCATATATTCCTTGATCCCGCACCGGACGCGGAGAAAAGCTTCGCCGAAAGGCAGAGGCTTTTCAAAAATCCGTCTCTCACATGGAGAGACTACAACATGGAGCTCATATCAAAAGGCGGCGGCGTGTTCGACAGAACAGCCAAGCGCATTGAGCTCTCGCCGGAAGTCCGAATTATGCTCGGCTGCACGGAGACAACTGTCACGGGAGCGGAGCTGATACGTCTTATCCTCAAGGCTGAGGCTGAACTGCTGTGGAACGGCGGAATCGGAACCTATGTCAAAGCCTCCTTTGAAACAGACAGAGACGTGGGTGATTCCACGAACGATGATGTGCGTGTGAACGCCAGCGAACTCAGGGTAAAAGTGGCGGGAGAGGGCGGAAACCTCGGCTTCACCCAGTCCGCCCGAATAGAATTCGCCGAAGGCGGCGGACACATATACTCTGACGCTCTGGACAACTCCGGCGGAGTTGATATGTCCGATCATGAGGTAAATCTTAAGATCATATTCAATCACCTTGTGGAAACAAAAGTGATAAAGGACACCAAAGAACGCAACGCTTATATCAAGAAGCTCACCCCCGCCGTGACTGACCATGTGCTTGCCACAAACTACCGCCAGTCACTCGCCGTAAGCTGCGACCTGATACGCTTCGCGTCCAATCAGGTGACTTTCCGTGAGGCGGCGAAGCATCTGAGAACTGAAGGTCTGCTTGATTTCCGCATAGAAAAACTCGCCTTTCCCAGCAAGGACAAAAATGCCACAGCGCCCGAACTGGCGGTGCTTCTGGCGTATATGAAAATATATATGTACAACAGCGTGGAGAACACTCTGAACCTTGACAACCCGCTTGTGAGAAAGGAATATATGGACTACTACCCTAAGGACACAGTGGAGAAGTTCGGCGACAGGCTGTTCGGGCACAAGCTGTTCAGGCAGATAGCCGCCACGGTGACGGTGAACAGAGCTCTGAACCAGACCGGTATAGCGTTCTTCTACGAACTGATGAAGGGCACAAACAGACCCCTGAACGAGATTCTGGAATGCTACCTTCTGGCAGAAGAGATAATCGGCTGCCGTATGCTCAGAGAGGAACTCTGCGCTCTGGACGGCAAAGCGGATGCTCATGCTCAGTACAGGGCGCTTATTGAGCTTGATAAAACCCTGAAAGTGGCGGTGGAGTGGCTGATTGATCCGCGCAACATGAGCCTTTACAAGAAGAAAAACGATGTGCTTAAGGAGATTTTTCCTCTTGTCACCAAATATATGACAGGCGGTATGAAAGAGAAGTATTCCGCCATGATTGAGGAGTTTAAGATCGGCGGTCTGCCCGCCTCCCTTGCGACTGCTGTGTGCGTTGTGCGTTATTCCAAACCCGCATTCGATGTCTTCCGTATAATGGCGGAGACCGGAGCGGAGGGCAAAGACGTTCTCAAGCGCTACTATGAGATAGGCGGAAGATTCGGAATAAACTTTTTAACGCTTAAAATGAAGCACATAAAAATCAGAGACGAGTGGGAGCGCATAAACCGTGACGGGCTGCTGCTGAAGCTGAAAAAAATTCAGATGACCCTAGCCTTCGCCTACAGCGGGGGTGACAGGGCGTGGTTTAAAAATCTTCTTGACACAGAAAAGCGCTTTATAGAAAACTATGATAAATTTATGGATTCAGCCGCCAAGGACGAGATAGATTCCCTTGTTCCGTTTAATGTTATGATCGAATCTTTCGCCAATGTTGCGGAAAAATACGGAGCGGGTGGATGA
- a CDS encoding O-methyltransferase, translating to MELDKLLAELEEFGSRNDSSQTERSHKMLNITKDTGEFLTVFIKAAKSRSILEIGTSNGYSTIWLAVGAGYTGGRITTVDFSEVKAEMAKTNFEKADLTALIEQVIDDAGNFLKNAQSDAYDFIFLDSQRSAYTSWLPDIKRILRRGGSLVADNALSHKGEMDAFMSAVNKDSDFTTCLLTVGNGQYIAVLE from the coding sequence ATGGAGCTTGATAAACTTCTTGCAGAGCTTGAGGAATTCGGGAGCAGAAACGATTCGTCCCAAACCGAAAGATCACATAAAATGCTTAATATCACAAAAGATACCGGTGAGTTCCTCACAGTGTTCATCAAAGCTGCAAAATCAAGAAGTATCCTTGAGATAGGCACATCAAATGGATACTCAACCATATGGCTTGCCGTAGGAGCAGGTTACACTGGCGGCAGAATAACTACAGTTGACTTTTCCGAAGTTAAGGCTGAAATGGCGAAAACAAATTTTGAAAAGGCGGATTTAACAGCATTAATTGAGCAGGTTATTGATGATGCAGGAAATTTTCTGAAGAATGCCCAATCAGACGCATATGATTTTATTTTTCTTGACTCGCAAAGATCTGCGTACACTTCTTGGCTTCCAGATATAAAAAGGATTCTCAGAAGAGGAGGTTCTCTAGTGGCAGACAACGCTTTATCTCATAAAGGCGAGATGGATGCTTTTATGTCTGCGGTAAACAAGGATTCTGATTTCACAACATGCCTCCTCACTGTGGGCAACGGACAGTATATCGCAGTACTGGAGTAA
- a CDS encoding chemotaxis protein CheX yields MKAELVNPFISSTISVFDTMVGLEVKKGDLYIKSDERLYYDISGAIGVVGDFIGFVSISFPEDLALEVTSKFIGEPLTELNNDAGDAVGELVNMIAGSTKKHFSDKGRRFNISVPNVIIGKGHTIQRPANLICIGVKFHLNNKIFVLEVALKDKA; encoded by the coding sequence ATGAAGGCCGAACTTGTAAATCCCTTTATATCTTCGACAATCAGCGTTTTCGACACTATGGTCGGACTTGAGGTAAAAAAAGGGGATCTTTACATAAAGTCGGACGAACGGCTGTATTATGACATCTCCGGAGCCATCGGCGTTGTGGGTGATTTCATAGGCTTCGTCTCCATCAGTTTTCCCGAAGACCTCGCGCTGGAAGTGACCAGTAAGTTTATTGGCGAACCCCTCACCGAGCTCAATAATGACGCTGGTGACGCAGTGGGAGAACTCGTCAACATGATAGCAGGCAGCACGAAAAAACACTTCTCCGACAAGGGCAGAAGATTCAACATATCAGTTCCCAATGTTATCATCGGCAAGGGGCACACAATTCAGCGTCCCGCAAACCTTATCTGCATAGGCGTTAAGTTTCACCTTAATAATAAGATATTCGTTCTCGAAGTAGCGCTTAAAGATAAAGCGTAA
- a CDS encoding NUDIX hydrolase, whose amino-acid sequence MSEDIKEALAGYKRRTLPATSVKAAVLVPVIIGGCGAEILFTKRPVMLNAHGGEVSFPGGVCEPEDANLEETALRETFEEVGIKREQISIIGALDDQLSKAGFRVTPFVGLISRPFNMTVSPDEVDRVYKVPVAYFTDTRTSWTERWVRQGEVRTVYFHRYDDDIIWGLTAKFVDNFLRCIKALDI is encoded by the coding sequence TTGTCTGAGGATATAAAAGAGGCTCTGGCAGGGTATAAACGCCGCACCCTGCCTGCAACGTCTGTCAAGGCGGCAGTGCTTGTGCCTGTTATAATCGGCGGCTGCGGTGCGGAGATCCTTTTTACAAAACGTCCGGTTATGCTCAATGCCCACGGCGGAGAAGTTTCTTTCCCCGGCGGAGTTTGCGAGCCTGAGGACGCAAACCTAGAAGAAACCGCCCTGCGTGAAACCTTTGAAGAGGTAGGCATCAAAAGAGAGCAGATTTCAATAATCGGCGCTCTGGATGATCAGCTTTCCAAGGCGGGTTTTCGTGTCACTCCCTTTGTGGGGCTGATAAGCAGGCCGTTTAATATGACCGTCTCGCCGGATGAGGTGGACAGGGTGTACAAAGTTCCTGTAGCCTATTTTACGGATACCCGCACATCGTGGACGGAACGCTGGGTCAGGCAGGGCGAAGTCAGAACAGTATATTTTCACAGATATGACGATGATATAATCTGGGGGCTGACGGCGAAGTTTGTAGATAACTTTCTTAGATGTATAAAAGCATTGGACATTTAG
- the alaS gene encoding alanine--tRNA ligase — protein MTGSEIRAKFLEYFKEKGHEVVSSSSLVPHNDPTLLFANAGMNQFKDTFLGLDERSYTRAATCQKVVRAGGKHNDLENVGRTSRHHTFFEMLGNFSFGDYFKEDAIKFGWDFLVNRMGLPADKMFVSIYLDDEEAFRIWRDVIGVKEENIERRGEKDNFWSMGDTGPCGPCSEIHIDQGEGTGCGRPECDRNCDCDRHLELWNLVFMQFNRDASGTMTPLPKPSIDTGMGLERIASVVQGVTSNYDTDIFQPIIQFTAELAGVKYGAGADSDVSLRVIADHARSTTFLISDGVLPSNEGRGYVLRRIMRRAMRHGKMLGFEGTFFNKVCGFVADFMKGHYIELADKKSYVQKVVSTEEEQFGRTLAIGMKLIDELFVKYQAQKLIPGTEIFRLYDTYGFPTDLLTDIAEDAGFELDVTGFNAEMAAQQERAKKSWAGSGVESVSTIYRKLKSKISSEFVGYESLEAEETVSFIIKNGDTSDIIKEGEEAEIVLEQTPFYPEGGGQTGDKGVIRTATSLFRVTDTKKFGDGLIVHQGVMEVGSVKAGDRVFAAVDDEARQATERNHTATHLLHKALQMVLGDHVRQAGSMVSPDRLRFDFSHYTQVTADEIEKIEEIVNRRIMENRDVSAALETKEAAMKKGAMALFGEKYGDTVRVIEVPGFSVELCGGCHVDRTGDIGLFKIVTETSVASGVRRIEALTGAGAVEHVSRSERVLKNVSLTLKAGVEGIEDKINELYATIKEQEKEIRKLSDKLNSAKAGDMMKEVVEVKGVKLLVSRMDGADVDSLRNFADTARDKMGSGVVVAASADSEKVMFLCGVTKDLTDKIKAGSIIKEVAAIAGGSGGGRPDMAQAGGKNPGMTDAALSAVKGIVEGMLV, from the coding sequence ATGACAGGCAGCGAGATCAGAGCTAAGTTTCTTGAATATTTTAAGGAGAAAGGGCATGAGGTTGTGTCTTCGTCCTCTCTCGTTCCCCATAATGACCCCACGCTTCTTTTCGCCAACGCAGGGATGAACCAGTTTAAGGATACCTTCCTCGGGCTGGACGAACGCAGCTACACCAGAGCGGCGACATGTCAGAAGGTTGTCCGCGCGGGCGGAAAGCACAACGACCTTGAAAATGTGGGCAGAACATCACGTCACCATACTTTTTTTGAGATGCTCGGCAACTTTTCCTTCGGCGATTATTTCAAAGAGGACGCCATAAAATTCGGCTGGGACTTCCTTGTCAACAGAATGGGGCTGCCCGCTGACAAAATGTTTGTATCAATATACCTTGACGATGAGGAAGCGTTCAGAATCTGGCGTGACGTTATCGGCGTAAAGGAAGAGAATATAGAGCGCAGAGGCGAGAAGGACAACTTCTGGTCTATGGGCGACACGGGTCCCTGCGGTCCCTGCTCCGAGATTCATATTGATCAGGGCGAGGGCACAGGCTGCGGACGCCCCGAGTGCGACCGCAACTGCGACTGTGACCGTCACCTTGAGTTGTGGAACCTTGTTTTCATGCAGTTCAACCGTGATGCCTCCGGCACTATGACGCCGCTCCCCAAACCCAGCATAGACACAGGCATGGGGCTTGAGCGCATCGCCTCTGTTGTTCAGGGCGTTACCAGCAACTACGACACTGATATTTTTCAGCCTATTATACAGTTCACAGCGGAACTCGCCGGAGTTAAATACGGCGCGGGAGCCGACAGCGATGTTTCCCTCAGGGTCATTGCGGATCACGCGCGTTCCACAACTTTTCTCATTTCTGACGGTGTCCTCCCCTCAAACGAAGGAAGGGGCTATGTTCTCCGCAGAATAATGAGGAGAGCGATGCGCCACGGAAAAATGCTCGGCTTCGAGGGCACGTTCTTCAATAAGGTCTGCGGCTTCGTAGCTGACTTTATGAAAGGGCATTACATTGAGCTTGCCGACAAGAAAAGCTATGTTCAGAAGGTTGTTTCCACAGAGGAAGAGCAGTTCGGAAGAACCCTTGCCATTGGAATGAAGCTTATTGATGAGCTTTTTGTTAAGTATCAGGCTCAGAAACTCATTCCCGGAACAGAAATTTTCAGGCTTTACGATACGTACGGCTTCCCCACGGATCTGCTTACCGATATAGCCGAGGATGCCGGCTTTGAGCTTGATGTAACAGGCTTTAACGCTGAAATGGCAGCCCAGCAGGAAAGAGCGAAAAAATCATGGGCAGGCAGCGGGGTAGAAAGCGTCTCCACCATATACAGAAAGCTGAAATCAAAGATTTCCTCCGAATTTGTGGGCTACGAAAGCCTTGAGGCGGAAGAAACGGTGAGCTTTATCATCAAAAACGGCGATACAAGCGACATTATAAAAGAGGGCGAAGAGGCGGAGATTGTCCTTGAGCAGACGCCCTTTTATCCCGAAGGCGGCGGTCAGACCGGCGATAAAGGCGTTATCAGAACAGCCACATCCCTCTTTCGTGTTACGGACACTAAAAAGTTCGGCGACGGACTTATTGTTCATCAGGGCGTAATGGAAGTCGGTTCCGTAAAAGCGGGCGACAGGGTTTTTGCGGCGGTTGATGATGAAGCCAGACAGGCGACAGAGCGCAACCACACAGCGACGCACCTTCTTCACAAGGCGCTTCAGATGGTGCTCGGGGATCATGTCCGTCAGGCGGGCTCAATGGTTTCTCCCGATAGGCTCCGTTTTGATTTCAGTCATTACACTCAGGTGACCGCTGATGAAATTGAGAAAATAGAAGAGATTGTCAACAGACGCATCATGGAAAACAGAGATGTCAGCGCAGCTCTGGAGACTAAGGAAGCCGCTATGAAAAAGGGTGCTATGGCTCTCTTCGGGGAGAAATACGGCGACACTGTCCGTGTTATAGAGGTTCCCGGATTCTCTGTGGAACTTTGCGGCGGCTGCCACGTTGACAGAACAGGGGACATAGGTCTGTTCAAAATAGTCACGGAAACCTCCGTAGCCTCCGGTGTGCGCAGGATTGAGGCGCTCACGGGCGCGGGCGCGGTTGAGCATGTAAGCCGCAGCGAGAGAGTGCTTAAAAACGTCTCCCTCACCCTCAAAGCCGGTGTGGAAGGGATAGAGGATAAAATAAACGAGCTTTACGCCACCATAAAAGAGCAGGAAAAAGAGATCCGCAAGCTCTCTGACAAACTGAACTCCGCCAAAGCGGGCGATATGATGAAAGAGGTTGTGGAAGTGAAGGGCGTTAAGCTCCTTGTTTCCCGCATGGACGGAGCGGATGTTGACTCCCTGCGCAATTTTGCGGACACGGCAAGGGATAAAATGGGCTCAGGTGTCGTTGTAGCGGCTTCGGCGGACAGCGAAAAGGTGATGTTCCTCTGCGGGGTGACCAAAGACCTCACGGATAAAATAAAAGCAGGCAGCATAATAAAAGAGGTTGCCGCAATAGCGGGCGGAAGCGGCGGCGGCAGACCGGATATGGCTCAGGCAGGGGGAAAGAACCCCGGCATGACCGATGCTGCTCTCTCTGCGGTAAAAGGCATTGTTGAAGGAATGCTTGTCTGA
- a CDS encoding HNH endonuclease — translation MDIHFFDTADEGHIRREKEKARELRRKQWWRQKVDQGICHYCGNKFPPEEITMDHIVPIARGGTSTKGNVVPACKECNNRKKYLLPLEWEEYLNGFKDKENIDDRQRDQS, via the coding sequence ATGGATATACACTTTTTTGATACGGCTGATGAAGGGCACATCCGCCGTGAAAAGGAAAAAGCCCGTGAGCTGCGGCGCAAGCAGTGGTGGCGGCAGAAAGTCGATCAGGGCATATGTCACTACTGCGGCAACAAGTTTCCGCCGGAAGAGATCACTATGGATCACATAGTACCCATAGCCAGAGGCGGAACAAGCACCAAAGGGAACGTTGTCCCCGCCTGCAAGGAGTGCAACAACAGGAAGAAGTATCTGCTCCCGTTAGAATGGGAGGAGTACCTTAACGGATTCAAAGATAAGGAGAACATAGATGACAGGCAGCGAGATCAGAGCTAA